Genomic window (Ostrea edulis chromosome 9, xbOstEdul1.1, whole genome shotgun sequence):
taaattgtaaatattcaaatacttttgaattcttactttttcatccaataatcacatattttggccaaagtacatgaccactattttatgtaattaatgtgtgcttttctgtgtttcagctgTATGAGCATCATACTGTGCAAATTACCTAAAGATGGAGTTGACCAAGTTGCTGACTTTGAGGAGGTAAATATTCAGCATTAATAGTGACtacatacacattgaatacataattttaaattcaaatttgaatcccagtattataaatcctaaaacaaattaataaatgtGGGGAATGTGGTACATTGGGTTTAATTTCTTGGTTATAGAGCCTGCATGGAAACTGAATTCTCTAGAATAATCACAGGAGACCATCCATTTTTTATGCGACATGATGACTTGAAACGTTTTCATCACAacttcctaaaaaaaaattattacttcaCTTAATTAACATACTCAAAAAGACTAGTTGTTTTGTTGTCAATGacgcacatatatatgtacacatgtgtatgagctcagtatcatttgtaaaaatgattaattctaattaggtcaatgttgagaatcactcaagtgacctacatgttgctatttgtgtgcgtcagtcatcataagacgttaattgaacattaatatttttttcttgataaccacccttcgaattcttttcaaatttcttttaaacatctttgggacaaggggaattaacatagattgtaaatctaaggactctggattgacggtacttttaaaaatgctctataccaaaattgagaattttgttttagaaccagggtttgatttcttcaattttatggggaaaactttttcagatatacacttcgttaaattgtagagttggggaaggAGGGGTATAagtgtatttgacatttatttgtgtccaaattatgcaattaatattgaggatttcagtagtagtctgtttttaaaacaacagacacctagaattaagagcacaatgaaagcatacatgtgataaggagggggggggggggggggtgacttcaTAATAATGcctaaaaattcttaacaagtaaattttaagaaaaattttacactagagatgccaattcaagataattaacatgctttgtttattggcatctggtgtacaatacatttagcaacaagtagtgttgttcattgtgaaacgataaattgataatgtacatgtatgcgttggttgtacatgtgttttaggcatatcttattgcatgttttgttgtgtttggttgtcgaaaatattgatagaaattaataatgaagaattgctgatatactaaggacatcatgattctgatctaaagaaattgaggactagttaatatttacatactttgttacatcatgaccatacattgcttgcaagaaaaacacacatgggccacatacatgtaatcagtgactaagacatttttgttcagttatactgttttcaagtcattacacttaattcttagaaaaattccttaactggcaattgattgcaatcagaaattgcaaattttctatttattccttacttGACACCATCGAATGACAGTAATGTGATGCAcgctccctgtaatcagggggaaataactcgtatagcattgtgaaaaatgtagctcattgattattcatatacatttgaaatattttatggttatacaagattttttacaataactattgaaaaagactctaacacaatttatgttcatgttaaatcattgacatcacaggagggtgcaactaccttaaataaagctgaatgcttatgaaggaaaaacagaaaggggtaccaaaattgcgaatttcgaaaacacagggttgtgaatgtgggtccaaaagagtcatatagtgtataacatggattttgtagcccttagagctatagtgatactttgaatttttttaaatttgattaatactcaggtaaccaataaggtttgtggacatcttgttaatttatgagtattaacactattaatagctcttcaatacagcataaacacatgtatacaaactgtatcaaaacataacatcctttaggccaattcaacttaattaggtcaccaaaaagtatggggcagactgtgggaagattttactttttaatttttattttctgagaaatatattgatgacaaacgagtttttgtcaacagaagtgcataatttaatgccagatatataaatctatgttatttcacagatgatttttgaggggcgggtgggcgggcatgataatctatcaactaagtaattaattaagtggtaaaattactattttagcatcatgaatgatcttgtacatgtaaatttagtttaatcaaattgaattaggtgtgtactgtatgaaaatgtgaaaaataagatgaaattttcattatttgttcaacacattttttagaacttgaagagcagaagatgcattccatgactcttatgtgatatagaagacaaagaagagctcttgagaatggaaaaaaaactgcgagttttacagtcaatgaacacacctcacGACACAAGTCCATCCTGATTCAGTAAACTATTCTTCTAAGGAAACACCATGACTTAGTTAAgatcaagttttggtgtcagaagactaatgtaactaaaacattgcaaaattaacctgCAAGTGTCTTATGTGAGCTACTGAgtaaggattcattactgaacagttgaaggaaaatcactattataatgatttttaaaaaaagatgattgtgttgtttggataacattgtgatccatgtttgttgaataaacaactttgcaaaaatgagttgttctgtgttaatattataaatttactaatttctggtatgtcaacatagattacagtaacactgaacaaacttcaataaattttaaagtttcatgcagtttctgcagtagaaaatgacacctattgattttctggtccaaaggtcaccaggtgcaatacaatactctgtacaattgatgtctgaccagtttcttcagaaccctttgattgatagtgatatttcatacaggggttggtcactggtagtatatgacccccattgatttttaggtcaaaagattaaaaatggcaggagcctccgtggccgagtggttggagCATAGCGTTCAAAATGACACGGCCTCAgtcggcacgggttcgaatcccgctcgcgctggtattaagtgagaaagtttcccaatttactttcggaaggtcggtagtctcttcccaggtacattgtatctgggttctcactttcaccaataaacactgggcaccaccagaaaactgaaaaattgttgagtgtggtggaaaatatcaataaatcaatcaattaaaaatgactaggtgcaatgtagctagtactctatgcaatggtgtccccccaatatcttgggcctgttgttcaattatgatatttcatatgttggttggttatgaatagtagatgaccctaatgatttcaggtcaaaggtcaacaaatacaatgcagtacaatgaacaatttattggtatctacccaatatcttgagaagactttttatagttattgataatagtttacatgacaatacagtacatgtaatatagctcgtttatggaaatgattgcaaaatctacttggtgtttggggaggggggggggggggttctactggattacagtttatgtttacatggatttttttaatcactctaattaatttttattaatatgttaaacttctccatgtttatttttgaaatatcaattgctcatattgttcattttaactgaaaatggtgtaggttgtattatttgtcattagtatgaatttttggcaaaatgcccaaatctacagttttcgtacaacaatagatcaattgtactacatttcaccattaatctttttatataaattaggagtctttgatatggacaccctttgatgacagttgattatgttgtatgtattttccaaattatctacattcatcaacgaaatccaacaaaaaatcccgttttggcaaaatgcccaaatctacagttttctactacaatagatctattgcactacgtttcaccattaatctttttatatacattaagagtctttgatatggacatcttttgatgacagttgattatgctgtatgtattttccaaattatctaaatttatcaacgaaatccaacaaaaaatcccgttttggcaaaatgcccaaatctacagttttcgtactacaatagatctattgcactacgtttcaccattaatctttttatatacattaagagtctttgatatggacatcctttgatggcagttgattatgctgtatgtattttccaaattatctaaattcatcaacgaaatccaacaaaaaatcccgttttggcaaaatgcccaaatctacagttttcatgctactacagatcaattgcactacgtttcaccattaatctttttatatatattaagagtctttgatatggacatcctttgatggcagttgattatgctgtatgtattttccaaattatctaaattcatcaatgaaattcaacaaaaaatcactttttggcaaagtgccaaattataatacattggtacagcggtcagtaacacactctttaccataggtggatatagatatcataaataaggagggaattttatggggaatcgagatttatggagaaaattagttgtctttttcaattttttatataccacaaggacaaaacatgggcaaaacggactgaattttgcagttcaattaACCCTCAGAGACTgctgtcggtttccatggcaacggatggtagaaattcggtggtggggttgaaattatgtaagatggtgcaagtaaagttaatactgtgaaaatcaaagaaatctgtgacattgagtggccagaccctatctgatttctttgatttttacatagaattgatcttaaCATTTAGAAAGCAATTTTTTGTATAGGAGTACTCCTCATAATCATAAtgatgtatataaatttaaaaatacaaacgCTTTTTAAATTCTGCACAACCGAAGCTTTCATCCTTTTATTAAATACTTCAAACAGATCCTGTAACACAACAGATATGAATTCCTCCGACATAGAAGCTTTTCAAACTAACGCCCGAGTTTTCTCTGGTGGTATGGATAAAGTACAGGTGATTGACTACTACAACACCTGGGATGGTTATGAGCTGGTAAGTACTACTGCACACTTATAAAGAACAAGTTAAatatattagtatatatataaatatatatatatatattacaaaacaaTCTATAAATTAAACGAACTATTACTATAAATGATAATATCCCTTATCATTGTGCAGTAAAAAAGTCTATATCTTTATTGAATTGGAAGTTACAATAGAAATAAGATATGTTtggtgtttgtaaaacactgatGTCCCCGAATAGCCAAGGTAATCTAGGTACAAAAAGAAAGGTctttgccacaaggaatacacatgtgaaatatgaaagccatatcaccatccattcaaaagttatggccaaagtTAAAGGGGTTTTTTCCCCGACAAATAGAAAAACAGACAAAAACTATATACCCCGAATAATCTCTGATTACGGAGGCATAAGGGCTATACAAGGCATGAAAAACGTTCAATATTGTACGTAATCAAAGATATTCAAAACGACTCCGATTGTGCTTTTATTCATTTGGggtgaagaaaaaaatctgtaTCTTTACATCTCGCAGGCTTCTCCTAGATCTATGTCAATCAACCACTACACTCCTTACTTCAAATAATTCCTGGCCGATATGTCAAATTGATAAAGGGGTCTTCTGTTTAGAAAAGTGTCATCATTTGAAAAGGAGAAATGTTCatcaagaaaaagaaaaaaaaaaacaaaaggaTCTTTTTGATACATTATCTTTCCTGTAACCAAATAGGCTTTTAgagcgatttttctcattttctaatttctagGACCTACAGCCTGGACGCTACAATGGACCGGCCTACACTGCTGAAGCCGTGGACCGAAGCTTCCCCAACAACAAAGATAAGATCCGGATCTTAGACGTGGCCGCAGGCACCGGCCTGGTGGGGGACGAGGTAATTCTAAAAGGCCGCCTGTGCGCCTTTACATTCTGTAAACAAGGAAATTTAGGCGCCTTGTTACATAGACACTAATAATTCAACAATTCCAATATGGTTAATGTATCTATAATGGCGAAACACAATATCTTGTGCAACgtaaactatttgatttcatcCCAGATGAAATATTTAGTTCATTCTTGATTAATTTACTCTCGGACATCTTCAGTTGACCTTATTTGTTTAATTATTAATGCATGCATTGCGCTTGGCTTTTTCACACGTGGTCGGTAAGAAAACAATGGATGATGTCGGTATAAGTTCTTTTACTGCAGATAAAGGAATAAGGATCTGTCTGACTAAATTCATTATTCTAGGTGGTATGCTCATAAGACAGTCATGTGGTCAGCACTTGActcatttcggaaagaaagctTGTAAGAAGACGATCTGTCGTCAAGGGATTGTCACAAATTTTTGTCTCATCAAAATTTGACACCATTTATTCTATACTTACACGAGGAGAGAATCCGGAATCCCAAAAATCGCTACCTCAAATTTTCATGCATATCCATTGTACTATATTTTATGGACTTTGAATTTTACAATCTagatttatcatatttattagTGTGctcaatattccactatcacctgcatatggtgtttatatctctcaacagattcgatatgcaaaagcttgttctgtgtatgatcagtgtttaaatcgaagcagactactgacaaacaagttgatggtgcaggggtttcaacactctcgtttaaagtcagcaattcacaaattctgtggtcgttataacgatcttgtttgccaatacaatctatcattgggtcaaatgctgtctgacatgtttcataccgattgttaggtcgttcctggcacactgattttgactacgaataactccattcaccttatcaagatatagagctcatggcgggtgtgaccgatcgacagggggtgctttctccccctaggcacctgattccacctttggtatagtcagtggtccgtgtttgccctactcttaattttgtattctttataggagttatgagattggtcactgttcgttattttcacctttcatctcaATCGATAGGGGAAATATCATGGTTTGTTTAAATACCCAATACCTGCTTGCAccgacaatatatatatataaaaaaaaagcaatGTACTTTCTACCGTTTTTAACCACAGAAAATTTCCTCAATCACCCAAAATGGAAGACGCTCTTTCATTGgttgattcaatttccttaAACTACTTACGCACATCCTAACTTGACTCAAGCAAATTGAATTGACCAATGAGAGTGTGtctttcattttgatatttggagaaaagtttgaaattcatgcaTTCTCATATTGCATGTCTTGACTTTTTGCTTTACTGTTTAACTTGTTTGATCCAATTAcaaaattttgtaattattcCAGATAAACCCCTTTTTCTGTTCTCCGATTCCTGTTTTTGCTTTCTTTCCTTTCTCGTCAAAACGTGATCGCTATTTGTTGTTAACTTGTATTGATGAGAGAGGAATTCATTTCAACAATTCAAATCGTatgttttcactcatatttttgtttctttagATAAATTCAGTTTAAactaaatataagaaataaacataattttaGAAAATAGATGAGGGTAGGAACTGCAACGCTTTACGCCACCATACTTGTCTTGAAACGCAAACGCACTTCTGAAGCGTTgcgtatttttgaaaataacatctatattttttaaaatagtatatttatttgtaaattgcCACTTCGCATCCAGTGCACATAGCTAAAGGTTTACGAAACGAGCCGATATGCAAAATGTGGTTGTTCCTACAATACTGTTAttcaaaaatcagaaatatattgtacataaacaATGTATGCTATAATTAACATGTATATGTCACAGCTGCGAAGGCCTTTTATCACGAGCTACCTGCGAATGTAATATTGTTAACTTTATGCATTTGGGGACCATATCCTAGCATATCTTAAAAATAGTACTATTCACTACTTAGTCATTTGTTTTTCGTAGCGGAATTATTTTCAGAATTCGTGGGGGTTTTTTTTAGAAGGGGAGGGCTCATAAAACACTGTTTCACTGTCATTTCATGCTTGCAGTTGGTCACGCGAGGTTTCAGAGAAGTCCATGCTTTGGACCCCAGTGAAAGCATGCTCATGAAAGCAAAGAAAAAGAATATATACAAGAAGTTTTACTGCGAGTTTGTGAATCCGGAACCATCACCAAACATCGATAATGGTAAGTAAATAACAAATGATCCATAAAATAGGGTGAAATCCACTCCCCCATCACcacttacacacacacacgcaaacacacacatgcacacaaacacacacacacacacacaagagCAAGCTCGCTTTTGGCAACATTTTTGAGATTCACAAAATAAATCTGTGAAAACTTCTCCAATATAGTTCCCTCCACTTTGATATTGCTTGACATATATACTTACCTTTTCTCTTTGGATGACGTCTGTAactaaattttgatttgataccAATCAGATGCATACCACTGTGTCGTCTGCTGCGGTGGATTCGGAAGCGGCCATATACCTTCAGGCGCCCTTAAAGAATTAATACGAATAACAAAACCAGGTAATGTTTACTGGAGAATGAACCATATCATCTCAACTTTGAGTGAATACAATAGATTAGGCAGTTATCATGCGttatgtaaatgaaaattatattattttataaatcatatcaatagTTATTTTAACGCTGGATGGCAAATCtgttgtaaattatttttaatattatgTTTACTTACCCTGTTTTGACAGGCGGCATGGTGATTATTGTGATGAGAGAGGAATACTTGAACATTCCCGAGTATTGCGACAGCCTGGAACCGATGATGAAACAGTATCAGAACGAGGGGCTGTGGATATGTGTGGAGAGATCTGTGGTCCATAAATATTTCTGTGACAAACATGGGGTCATTTTCCGATTCAGGGTTCTCCATCGCCATTTATAGTTAAACTTCTGAACATCGTCGTACTGCAGAAACACTGGTGGTATTGGTTTTAATCAATCACCCATTAATTAACTTAATTATGGTACTTAATCACCATTACCTCCATGCTTTCTGTGACCAGCATACCATTTATCACTATGTGATTTTCCGCTTTCGGGCTGATATACCATGACATGAACTTTCTTTGATCTCGATCCACGAGAGCTAGTCTTTCTGGGGTGatgtaaatgtacattgtatattgaaaattgtatatttgtcGTATGTACATGAGTTTGTCATACAATTGTCGTGTTTTGACAGTTGTTTGAACATTTGCATTGTTGTGTATAATAAAAATTCGAAGTGCAATAAAATTGAATCTTGTGCTTTTTTACATCtacaagagagagagaacgccagtttcgagatccgtccgagttatttccgtTTGGAGAACTCTCGAACATAataaggcgcgaaacaatttgtttacatgcgggagtgggacaaattGTCAGTGTTGCATAAGTGAATCTGCTCAGTAAGTCTCTCATACGCAGTTTAATCCCtcaaattcgactgatacacaaactaagtaaatgataagtattcagggagtaattaaatacatggaattcttattatatcacgttaAATTTCGTTGCTCGTACATATTATATCCAGAAAATTGCTtgtaaatatgacattgtttttatgtttccactttagtaaaatatttctttcgatagtattttgtactTCCTACATTTATATACTTAAAGAGAAACCGCTTTTGATACATTTCACTGTCTTCCCCCAcggactgtaggtccactctgtcccacttcaGCATTAAacgttccactaaatgcacctcctacacagaagagctctttatctcgaaactggcgtattaatACTATTATACTGTTTTTACGATTTTCAGActtcattacattttttttcagtatAATGCAAAAAGGGTTACGCAAGGGCACTTTGAGAGTAAGGACAAGGGCTCTTCTTGCGGTAAATGAGCATAACAAGGCCATTGACATTCGATTTAAAGACACTTGATACAAACAAAAAGGATGCATGGGTAGATTATGCAGTTACTCCCGATCGCACCGAAGTACAATGCCTGGTACAAATTTATTgctttaaaaatgtctattcaATGAAGGTAAAGGGGGATAATTAAGGTCTGTTAGACAGAACCCCACAATAATGCGCCTTTAAGTCAAGAACCTAATACTAAAACCGATGTAGCTATTTGGCAATTTTGATAAGCGTTGCTTGTTACGGTATCCTTTGCGCAATATTCATGGTTTCTGGGGCACTTGACTGCGGCTTCCTAAAGGAGCCACCCACATTTTAAGCGCTTTCAATTTTTGTGGAGCGAAGACCCGACGACAAATAGATGAAAAAACAACCTCTAAACTGCCACCTTCTGCAGTGTGGCCATATTTATTTCACTGTATGAATGTAAGAAATCGGTTACTTTTCCCTCCCCCGTATCACAGGTGAACTGTCTattgaaatgtaaatgtaaGGGGGAATTGAtaattctgttttgttttaacatattttattatacatgcatatataaaaGGACTGGGAACAAGTTCTTATACAACTTACTAATACACGTTCTTCTCATTAACGTCATGcaagatttataaagataaacAGAGGAAAGCTTGATCAGCGAGATGTATGATATGATTGTAAAGGAGGTATTTCTTCATAGTTAAATTAtgacaaataaaatatatcagattcaaaaacaaatttataaattgCTGGAAAAAATAAAGCACAGTTCATGCCATATGAAAATAAGTCACCAGCCCATagtcaattcaattcaatttattcgctcaaaccatgttaaacggtacatataatacatgcaagaaaaatcgtCAGAGGTTCATAAATGGAACAATGTTACTTTCTTAGATACCAGAGGGGAacataaaatacaatgtatgtataaacaTAATAGTAACACGTTTAAGAGGTAGCAGAAGAACAATTACGAAGAACAACAGACAATCtcaaaaatatgagaaataaaaacacagaggtttcgtaatattttcatttcttgagTTGACAATAGATtagaaaacttcaaaatatttggtctttcattaaaaaaaaaattgtctatgTATTTTTCCTTAAGTGATGAAATTGAACCAGAACGTTATATAAGATACTTAGGTGCATATTTGGATGAAACTCTCAATTTTAAGGAACATATAAAAAGGAAATGCCGAACAGCTAAGATCAATTATCTTAGGATTAAAAGTATTcgcaaatatttgacaaaggaAGCTACAGAAATTTTGGTTTTATCTTTAGTAATTTCTCATTTGGACTATTTTAATGTGATTTTATACGGCATAGCACAGACTGAAATATGTAAAAAGCAAAGAATCCAAAGCAGGGGTGCGAAACTGGTATTAAATCGTAAGTTTGACAGCTCTAGGGATGCTCTCATTGACCTACATTGGTTACCTATCGATTCTagaatatcatttaaattattgATATTCATGTATGTCATGTATTTAACACAACTTTTAACGGAACAGGTACCAAACAAAAAGTTGCGCTCCGCTCACTCTTCTGAGAGTTGCAACATTGTTCCTTTTAACAGGCGTAACTTTCTGTGATAGAAGTTTCGGAACCATTGGTCCGAGACTGTGGAACAGTTTACCGGCTGAAATAAGAGtctaaatatttacatacttttaaagccaaattgaaaacacatttgtttatagacagttttaatgtacatgtttttagtttagtatatgtagagtgtgtttgcatgtatatgatgtattgtttattcttttaaaactttttatattatacatgtacaacgccATTAAATACTTTTTGTAAAATTAGGCGttaaatcaaatgaaaacaGTTTCAGTTTAAGTGTGAAAAAGTTGgatactgtaaaataaaatagaattcaTCTTCTATTTCtcctttattacaaaatttacctATAGTCTTTCATTCTGGGGAATACAGACCATCTTCCTGTCTTTATGGGTAAACGGTGATTTGAAATgcgaaatttcaaaaataattttcttaattttacaggCAAAGTAAGTACATATATCTCTAAACcaaaacaatgtttgaaaagtttgtAAACCTGGCCCTTAAAAGAGTCATCAACATCAGAAGACCACTTCTGAATAAATTGATCTTTCAAAATCAGGTTAACTGTTGTAGATAACCATTTAACATTTACGCAATAACCTTGCTcctttcaaatatttgaaagtccacacatgtttaaaaatttttgaatacatttaatCCAAGGGTTTTTATATCCAACTTTGTCATATTGGgtacaaaaatatctataaacagTATTAACAATTTATTTTCTGAGTATAACAATTT
Coding sequences:
- the LOC125658820 gene encoding methyltransferase-like protein 27 isoform X1; this encodes MMYINLKIQTLFKFCTTEAFILLLNTSNRSCNTTDMNSSDIEAFQTNARVFSGGMDKVQVIDYYNTWDGYELDLQPGRYNGPAYTAEAVDRSFPNNKDKIRILDVAAGTGLVGDELVTRGFREVHALDPSESMLMKAKKKNIYKKFYCEFVNPEPSPNIDNDAYHCVVCCGGFGSGHIPSGALKELIRITKPGGMVIIVMREEYLNIPEYCDSLEPMMKQYQNEGLWICVERSVVHKYFCDKHGVIFRFRVLHRHL
- the LOC125658820 gene encoding methyltransferase-like protein 27 isoform X2 produces the protein MFWSIYKGYTYLICTLTIAAQIRFSQERSCNTTDMNSSDIEAFQTNARVFSGGMDKVQVIDYYNTWDGYELDLQPGRYNGPAYTAEAVDRSFPNNKDKIRILDVAAGTGLVGDELVTRGFREVHALDPSESMLMKAKKKNIYKKFYCEFVNPEPSPNIDNDAYHCVVCCGGFGSGHIPSGALKELIRITKPGGMVIIVMREEYLNIPEYCDSLEPMMKQYQNEGLWICVERSVVHKYFCDKHGVIFRFRVLHRHL